A DNA window from Ovis aries strain OAR_USU_Benz2616 breed Rambouillet chromosome 7, ARS-UI_Ramb_v3.0, whole genome shotgun sequence contains the following coding sequences:
- the LOC121820002 gene encoding LOW QUALITY PROTEIN: uncharacterized protein LOC121820002 (The sequence of the model RefSeq protein was modified relative to this genomic sequence to represent the inferred CDS: inserted 1 base in 1 codon; deleted 1 base in 1 codon; substituted 3 bases at 3 genomic stop codons) has translation MVDTGAQYSVLNQRDGPMSKKSSWVQGTTGTKRYGWTTKRHVNLGTHQVTHSFLVIPECPAPLLGRDLLSKVNAQIHFDHGQVSVLDGTGHPLQVLSLALKDEYRLYLPEAPATISPEVQPWVRRYPQAWVETAGMGLAKQRPPIIVELKASATPVRVQQYPMSQEARQGITPHIQRLIDAGVLRKCRSPWNTPLLPIKKPGGTDFRPVQDLREVNKRVSDIHPMVPNPYTLLSSLPPSYVWYTVLDLKDAFFSLPLALASQEIFAFEWQEDSGQTPVQLTWTRLPQGFKNGFKNSPTLFNEALDEDLREYRVEHPTIVLLQYVDDLMLAATTEKECQEATGDLLQTLGTLGYRASAKKAQIAKQEVTYLGYKIKQGQRWLTQAMKETILQIPEPANPRQVREFLXGYCRLWILGFAEKARPLYEGTKENKNWKWTESMKTAFQELRRALLEAPALALPDPSKPFQLFTDERRGIGKGVVTQKWGPWKRPIAXLSKKLDPMAAGWPPCLRIITATALLVHDADKLTYGQRLLVYTLHAIERVLKQPPGKWISNARLTHYQALLLDTSRIHFQTLCTLNPATLXPNPEGDSPLHDCNEILAGVMAIWKDLTDTPLDNSELIWFTDGSSYVKDGQRRAGAAVVDDSGRTIWAETLSPDTSAQRAELIALIQALERAKGKRITIFTDSRYAFGTVHIQGPIYREWGFLTAEGKEIKNLPEIRRLLEAVQLPRAVSIVHVPGHQKGDSPTARGNRGADLAARKAADEDFIAPVLAIGLPPPGMGTLPPTPKYSSTDLAWIQERPYLQQGEDGWYRDSDGYLILPAQLGRQLCEHLHSSTHLGEKKTLMLFQTARLRFPRHQTTVKNIVHACKACQQMRPGKRQHAGLRYWGKGPGQHWEIDFTEVRPGKYGYRYLLVLVDTFSGWVEAFPTKGETAMVVAKKILEEIVPRFGLLVTTGSDNGPAFVSQIVQNLARALGTKWKLHCEYSPQSSGQVERMNRTLKETLTKLAIETGGDWVTLLPFALFRARNTPYQLNLTPFEILYGRPPPVCPIFEGKKLPPPTLGXFQEALMALGKVHSRVWKLLREIHEGQNKGTIPSHNIGPGDWVWVKRHHIKALEPKWKGSYVVLLTTPTALKVDSIRSWVHCNHVRPATSAEQEDAKKEWEASLHPSNPLRLKLRRHRQDQGNSSGPSYG, from the exons atggtggatacaggagctcaatactcagtcttaaaccaaagagatggacccatgtctaagaaaagtagctgggtgcagggaacAACCGGGACTAagcgatatggatggactacaaaacggcatgtgaacttggggacCCACCAAGTGACCCATtcctttctggtgatacctgagtgtccagcacCCTTGCTGGGAAGAGATctactgtctaaagtaaatgcccaaattcatttcgaccacgggcaagtgtcagttttagatggaaccgggcatcctcttcaggtcttgtctctggcattaaaggatgaatacagactgtacttgccagaggccccagcgacaataagtCCCGAAGTACAGCCATGGGTTCggagataccctcaggcctgggttgaaacagcaggaatgggactggccaaacagaggccccctattattgtggaactgaaagccagtgccaCACCGGTGAGAGTGCagcagtatcccatgagtcaagaaGCTCGGCAAGGAATTACTCCTCACATACAACgcctcatagacgctggggtcTTGAGAaagtgccggtccccatggaacactcccctgcttcccataaagaagcctgggggaactgattttagaccggttcaagacctgcgagaagtcaacaaacgggtgagtgacattcatcctatggttcctaacccttatacattgctaagcagcTTGCCACCAAGCTACgtttggtacactgttttagatttaaaagatgcctttttcagtctgCCTCTTGCCCttgcaagccaagagatcttcgccttcgaatggcaggaagacaGTGGTCAGACTCCTGTGCAGCTGAcgtggactcgcttaccacagggtttcaaaaac gGTTTCAAAAACTCACCCACGTTGTTTAATGAGGCCTTGGATGAAGACCTCcgtgagtatcgggttgaacaccctaccattgttttattacaatatgttgatgaccttatgctggcagcgACTACGgaaaaagagtgccaagaggcaacaggtgaccttctccaaaccttggggactttaggttacagggccagtgccaaaaaggcccagattgctaagcaagaggttacatacctcggttataagataaaacagggccagaggtggctaacacaggctatgaaagaaaccatcctccagatccctgagccggccaaccctagacaagtgagagaatttc tgGGATATTGCCgattatggatcttggggtttgcagaaaaggccaggcccctgtatgaagggaccaaagaaaacaaaaactggaaatggactgagtcAATGAAAACGGCCTTTCAGGAGCTCAGGCGTGCCTTGCtggaagctcctgcccttgcccttcctgacccatctaagcctttccaattatttacagatgaaaggcgagggataggaaaaggggtagTAACACAGAAGTGGGGACCTTGGAAGCGTCCCATAGCATAGCTTTCCAAGAAATTGGACCCAatggcagccggatggccaccttgcctccgaaTCATCACGGCCACCGCGCTCCTAGTCcatgatgctgataaactgacttatggacagagactcttggtctacactcttCATGCTATAGAGAGAGTTCTGAAACAACCCCCGGGTAAATGGATTTCCAATGCCCGCCTGACACACTACCAGGCCCTGCTACTTGACACCTCACGGATTCATTTTCAAACGCTCTGCACTCTAAATCCAGCTACTCTTTAGCCCAATCCGGAGGGGGATAGCCCCCTCCACGATTGCaatgagatactggccggggtaaTGGCAATATGGAAGGACTTAACAGATAcgccactggataacagtgagctaataTGGTTTACAGACGGAAGCAGctatgtaaaagatggacagagacgggcgggGGCCGCAGTGGTAGATGATTCTGGACGGACGATATGGGCGGAGACTCTTTCCCCAGACACCTCAGCACAAagagcagagttaattgccctgattcaggcattagagagagccaaaggaaaaagaataactattttcactgacagtcgctatgcttttggcacggtacacatccagggcccgatatatcgggaatgggggtttttgacagctgaaggaaaagagattaaaaacttGCCAGAAATCCGTCGACTTCTGGAGGCTGTGCAGttgcctcgggctgtgtcaatagtacatgTACCTGGACATCAAAAAGGggacagccccacggcacgaggAAATCGTGGCGCAGATCTGGCGGCTCGAAAAGCggctgatgaagatttcatcgCTCCggtgttggcgatcggacttccacccccaggtatgggaactttgcccccaacccctaagtattcatccacagaccttgcCTGGATCCAGGAACGTCCCTACCTCCAACAAGGAGAGgatggatggtaccgagactctGATGgttacttgatactccctgctcagttgggacggcaactGTGTGAGCATCTACACTcgtctactcatctgggagagaaaaagactctgatgctttttCAAACTGCGCGCCTGCGATTTCCCCGGCACCAAACAACTGTGAAGAACATAGTACATGCTTGTAAGgcatgtcaacagatgaggccaggaaagaGGCAACACGCAGGACTGAGGTATTGGGGAAAAGGGCCAGGGCagcactgggaaatagatttcaccgaggtaaggccaggcaagtatggttaccggtacttgttagtgttggtagataccttctcagggtgggtagaagcttttcctactaAGGGAGAAACTGCAATGGTAGTGgctaaaaagattttagaagaaatagttcccaggtttggcctgctaGTGACTactggctctgataatggacctgcttttgtgagccAAATAGTTCAGAACCTTGCCCGGGCTCTAGGGACCAAATGGAaattacattgtgaatacagcccacagagctcagggcaagttgaaagaatgaatcggaccctaaaagaaactttaactaaattggctatagagactggtggggactgggtgactctccttcccttcgccctctttCGCGcacgtaatactccttatcagcttaatctgaccccatttgaaattctgtatgggcgacctccccctgtatgtccaatatttgaaggaaagaaacttCCACCTCCTACTTTGGGGTAATTCCAGGAGGCTTTGATGGCTTTGGGCAAAGTGCATTCTCGCgtctggaaactgctccgggAAATACATGAGGGTCAAAACAAGGGGACTATCCCCTCACATAACATCGGCCCCGGAGATTGGgtgtgggtcaaaaggcaccacaTCAAGGCACTAGAACCTAAATGGAAGGGttcttatgttgttcttcttaccaccccaactgccctaaaggtcgacAGTATCAGgtcttgggtgcattgcaaccacgtacgcccagctacttcagcagagcaggaagatgctaaaaaagaatgggaagcgtctctgcacccgtccaaccccctgaggctgaagctccggcGTCATCGACAGGACCAAGGCAACTCGTCTGGACCATCTTATGGATGA